CTAATAATTGTTTAAATCACTAAGATCTCGAGCATTATTCACAACTAGTGTTAgcccacgtgcgatgcacgacggaatattttttcatcatacgattttaaattataaataaattaattaaaacaatccTTCATATCTCTCTACTGAAAAATGCAAATCACAATATATAAACGATgtactctaactattgtaAGAAATATCGAGATAAAATTCTCGAGTTAAGAATTTGCAATTCTTCCCTCTCTAggaattgtaaaaaatattgagataAAATTCTCGAATCATATATACAGGCGGTACtctatcataaaaaaaacaacaataaatgaaatggaaattacaacAACTTAGCTTtgcttcaattttattttgttctcgATCGGttgtttttctaatttttttttgttttgttttgttttgattaaattGCCTAGTGGAGAATAGTCTGTTTAACAACAATTTAATCAGTAATGTTCAACATactaatcaataatcaattttcTGACCGAATTTGCCCAAACAATATATCATGGATCCTAGGTATAACCAAAAAGAACCACTATGATTATTAGTGAAGTGGAGCCAAGATGAATAATGACTATGCACAGAAACAATATAGAAAAGTGGATAAATATAATAACTATGTAAgattaaatagaaatatatataaataacaattaaataaatatactactatttaaaatggaaccaagacaaacacaattatttgggCAACGAAAAAGAGAGTATCAAGTGTTGATACTTTTTGAAAACTATATTTAGAATAATCATTCATATCTCTCTATTGAAAAATGCAAATCATAATATATACACGATGTAACTATTGTAAGAAATATTGAGATAAAATTCTCGAGTCAAGAATTTGCAATTCTTCCCTCTCTAAGAATTATAAGAAATATTAGGATAAAATTCTCGAATCATATATACacgcggtactctaactattgtaatcaaaagcaaaaaacaacaataaatgaaatggaaattataacaaaaattatataaaataaattgaactaTAAGTCTAGTTGAGAAAACCCCTCCTTACAAATTACATTACGGTTAGTGATCTCGGATTGACGTATTATCCCCAAAGATGAAATCCTCCTAACGTACATAACATCTCAAACCCGCTAGGCACCGATGAAATTGATGAGACTCcaaaaattaagtaatacAATGTTCCTAAAATGTACAATCAAATGTTGACAacttgagagagaatgaaaatgtTATTGTTGGTGTGTGATTCATCCACAACTCTATGTCTTTTATAAGTACAAAATTAGTCCATGAGAGattatggaattaaaacatcataaattataaaattaaaacaataaaggtttcaaaatttgacttttcttattcatttttattgttattagtCATGGATTAAAAGTTATCCTATTTAAAGATTTGTAACTGCTTATGATTGGCCGTTACTGCACATTGTATATatgcaataatttataattaattattaaataataactgaaaatttataattttatactcaaTCACCCATAActcataaatattcatatttaaacttcaaaacttataaattttttaaaaataatgactGAACGGATTTATAGGTACCAcatatcatatatttataatccattaaaaaatgaagaccTTATTCTCAAACTTTTCACTTGtcccatttatttttaaaaaaataaaaataagggtcaagattgtaaaataattttttaaaaatttactaaaCGTTATTACGTacattaaatacaaataagaTAGTTGACTGTTCCAATTTAAGTATTTCCTCATTATTACATACAGTgtggtttaattttattgtttaataatGTTCGTCAAGAGACTTTAATTTCTTTGAAGTTTTTAACTTACACATTCATCATTTATGCtcttaattgattaattacacaatagttataaatatttaaatttacctcaaaacttataaaaattcaaaataaggccaaaactcgccttttatatatgtatagatttttaAGCATTAAAATTTGAGTCTTATATCTCTAATTTCTTATCtttcaacaacaacaacaacaaccaccagcaacaacaacagcagcagcagcaccaacagcagcagcagcaccAACAGCAGCACCAACAGcaacaccaacaccaacaaacaacaacaacaacaacaacaacaacaacaacaacaacaacaacaacaacaacaacaacaacaccaacaacaacaacaacaacaccaacaacaacaacaacaacaacaacaacaacaacaacaccaacaccaacaacaccaacaccaacaccaccaacaccaacaccaacaccaacaccaacaacaccaacaccaacaacaccaacaccaacaacaccaacaccaacacaacaacaccaacaacaacaacaacaccaacaccaacaccaacaccaacaccaccaacaacaacaacaacaacaacaacaacaacaacaacaacaacaacaacaacaacaacaacaacaacaacaacaacaacaacaacaccaacaacaacaccaacaacaacaccaacaccaacaccaacaccaacaccaacaacaacaacaacaacaacaacaacaccaacaccaacaacaacaacaacaacaacaccaacaccaacaccaacaccaacaacaccaacaccaacaccaacaccaccaacaccaacaacaccaacaacaacaacaacaccaacaccaacaccaacaaccaacaacaacaacaacaacaacaacaacaacaacaacaacaacaacaacaacaacaacaacaacaacaacaacaacaacaacaacaacaacaacaacaacaacaacaacaacaacaacaacaacaacaacaacaacaacaacaacaacaacaacaacaacaacaacaacaacaacaacaacaacaacaacaacaacaacaacaacaacaacaacaacaacaacaacaacaacaacaacaacatgAGTAGTTGAcaataacaacaataataaaattaaaataagaatgtTAATTCAAAATTCAGTTGGTGTAGTTGGTCTTAGTAGCATGAGTAGTGCTGTTGGTATCTCAGTTGACAATGATTATATAGTCCTGAATCTAGCAGGTTGAAATAAACCAGAAGTCCACTAATATGAAATTGACAAGAAGAGATAtcaaaatactccatccgtcccataaaaatatggacaatGTATATGGCACgataattaagataaaattggtaaaataagatagaagagaaaaatagtACGGTAAAGCAAGGGACAagagaaaaatgatactcctagTGGTTAatatagtgttagtggaagaAACTTAAAGAAGCAAGTAGGTGTAAATGTACGAGAATTGTGACTGTCTTCTAGTTGTGGGCTGGGAAAGAGGTGAAGAGtagtttgattttgataaaaataggGTTTGGTATTCTCTTGTCcatttgaagaagaagataagtCCAAATCAGACTGCCATTCATTCCCTACAGTTACAACCTTAGCCTTAGCTTCCAATTCCTCCTTGTGATTCCATCCATCTGCAGCAATCACTGCACCTTGCATTGATGCACAATCCTGTAAATTTTTcacataattaatgaaaagcTGAGTGATTTTTTCACCTAAATCAAGGAATTCTCTAGCAAAAAGTactttcattcttttattcaatttcttGACCTTATGCATATGTCACATATCCAAAATTAATTACCtaggtgaaaaaaaaataatgttatttgCAGTGTACCTTTGAAGGTGTGCAGCAGTTTAAGACCTTCCTGTGTTGTTCAATTTCCAAATATCCCCTGATAAGTCCTGCAAAACCatatcaactttatttttaaaaaaaaattttgtagCATATACAATTAGGCAAATTGCCAGAAAATTTACAAGGTTGGTCAATTTCTGGTTAATCTCGCAACtaattacaaaaatactagtactatctTTAACATTTTTTCTAATTGTACCATGATTTCGGATATAGAGGAAATTATGTATAATGTGGCAAAATATTTAGCTACTTTAATGACGGTTTAATACATTTAGTCAGTCAtgtctttaatttttacacATGTATGTGCCATGTCATTAAATTCAAAGCTTTGACGTTGACAAGAAATTAgcaaatttgatcattttacAGCAATTTATCATTACAGTACTCCCTTTGCCCTACTTTAGCGGTCCCAGTTACTTTGCACTCATTTTGTGCAGTCGCGGTTACCAGAAAAGGAATACAACTCAGCTAAAGAAGAGTCTTaactacattattctctcttgctttaccatttctcccttttaactatttattaggagtatcattttaacaAAACGAGTGCACAAAAGTAATTGAACGGAGTaagtataaattaatgaaCGTTAATAAAATAAGGTTAATTAACGTATGTTTGTATCATTGCATGTAGCATCTTTATCAAACAAGTTAATTATTAATGGATATTGATTAgtgaataatgaaataattagcAGGTGGATATTGATTTTTCTGGCGGCGAGCTGACGACGTTTCTTCGGCCTCTCTCTCGCCTTGTGGTTTTGAAACCAGTAGAAAACGTTCTTCCCTTCGATTTTCCCAAACCGTCGCAATATGCTGAATCTGCTCCCCCGGCGGAGTTCTGATCCCGCGTCTATACATTTCCTCAAGCGCCTGCAGTTGCTCTGGCGTAGGGTTCCACCTCGTGCTCACCAACGGCGCCGCTCTCTCATGATCACCTGGTGACAACTTTTTTAAACTGAGAActttgataattaaatattactatcatttCATTGATATATTAACATTAGTTGacatcataaaatatactcggttatattttatgatgcCAACTGATACATAAATATCAGTTTACATTGTAAAATATACTCAGTTTTAGCGAAACTAAGCAAACTTGTGAGAGGGCTTACTTATGGAAAGGAAATTAGTGTTTCGTAAGCCTTAAGGTGGAAAATTTGGGCGTCGCATCAGAGGTCGGAGCTTGCAGCCGATGGCCGGCGGCTTCAATTCTTGGGCTTCGTTGCGGTTACTATCCATCGTCGTCGATGTCATCCTCATTGATTTTGgctattagtatatatattgatggATAGATGGAATTCTTTTAGATGAAGAGATGTAGACAAATAGGTTAATGAGAGATGGAGTTTtataaagaagaaagaataGGTTGACTATGCTATATATTAGTGGTGAAAATATAGCTGCAATTTGGAGTTGAGGCTTGAAATTTGGAAGTTGTTTTTTGGGAGATGGAAATATAAAAGCGACTTGACAATGATGAGGTTATGAGGAGTGTGTCAGTGGGACTTCAATGTCTTGTTTCACCTTTTTCCACATTCCATTCTGCCTCAATGTGTGTTTTTGTAGAATTgagttaattaattctttGGTTAATGCTCAACTAATTCTCATACCTGCCATAGTTTAATTATCTTTTGTCTCTTCAATACATTATCTCCAACCCTATTAATGGCTTCTTCTTCAATAGTAATTACATTTTGTGGATGAATTATTGGTACTGTCTATTACACTTGTTCTAGCTACATTTATGCTTTTGTGCATGCAAAACCATATGtatattatttacattattaattttttcatctccCAGTTTTATTGCTAGCAATGTTTCCAACTACCTATTATTTGTAGCTAGCAGCATGATTTTGTGATGGGCTGTGAGCCTGTGACTTAACATAATTGTGGCATTTTGTGATGGGCGCCTGTgtcacaaaatttataaatattgtaaCAAAATTAGACAAATTCATATGTTTGGTGTAACTAAATATTGTTAGGGGTGTCactaaaatcatataaatatcaaagattaattttgctgtagatatactagtattaggAATATTATCAAATGCTAACGTAACTATCTTAAATTGTTAACTTGTCGACTATACATATTATCAATGTCAACACTGTGATATTaatatgtcaacacaaatttaagtGACATCTATATGTCACTTAATAGCATCGTAATGACATACATAGGTGGTGTTCGATctcctagataaaataataccaaaatataatttaggattgagttgtgagatctTTCTAGTCTCAAGGGGTtaactatgactaattatcccatgataatccatctagaattgagTTGTGGGATTAAATCTTATAAACCAAACACacaacatatttaatcatggaaTACAATATTACGAACTGAACACTCCATGATTGACAAGTTAGCAAAGTATAGATAATTAGCAATCTATGACcataatatggagtactatatatgtgTCACATTatccaaaattagaattagaaaTAGTATTATTGCAAGTTTCTTTGTGATTAATCTTTTGGCACCGGCCTAACCCCCTCAACATGAATGTAGCTGGAGCTAGGTAGTCAGtcagtcattttttataaatattgaatttattagtGATGTTGTAGTGCAGTAAAGAATCTTGATGTGGAAACCACtcaaataaatactaaaaaatttatagttgaaaaatatgaatctgTATCATATGGTTAGCTAGCTAGTATttgaatacatatatatgcacCTCTATACATTACACTTTGACAGTTAAAGATATAAagatgcaatttatgtgaattGATCCTCAGGTTGTTAGCATTTATACATATTCacattattatgaaatttatgttttcttgTGTCTCATTTGGTATCCACGTGTATAATGGTAACTATACTATTCCTACAATTATTGGCGCATGGCCTAagcatacatatatacatttttttttaattgtgtctACTAAAGCTATTAGCAGTGATTAAATAACTGGACTGCATCaagttatatttaaaatactgTTATTCCATTTGGAACTAAGTAAAATACACTTGAGATTGATTGTGATATTATTCAATTCTACCTAGCTTATTTAGCTAAAATTAAGCAACAAATGAATGCAGGTGATGTTTACATTAGTCTAAGAGCTTGTTGCAAGTGGTGACTCCAACAGCAGCAGCAAGGTGCCAAGCAGCATGCAGAAACGGAGTCCGGGGGAGCAGGTCGTCTGCCACGAAGAACGCCCCTCCTAACAACGACGACATCTTATGCACATTATGAGCCACTCTCAAATCTGGATCCTCAAATGCCCTCTTAGCAAATGCAACCTGATACATGTATAATTATCCTAAATGCAATGTTTTACCGCGTATATCAAGAGAAGTTAGATATGGAAAAACTACCTCCATAATCCCTGTGTGGACAGCTGAAACCATGAGGGGTTGTATAGGCAGAAACAAAGCTGATGCTGTCATCAACAGCTTGGGGTTCTCGTTCCTCAGAGCTCTCGATAAACACTGTCGAATTGAACCAACACACACCACAATCACAAGCCAAGTTAACAACAAGATGGGCATTCTGTTAAAGTCCAATTTCACTAACTAAGCACAATCCTCGTCCAATTAACAAACCGAAGAAACTAGTTCCGTTAGAGAATATCAGCTTAGTTTTGGGACTTACAACGGTGGCTGTTGCGATCATAGTGTAGTCAGCCCATCTGAGATACTTCCTCAACCTGCCTCTCGAAGAATGGTACAAACTCGATGCAAGTCCTACTCCAATCAATGAATTCGCGTATATTTTACAGTTGACATTCTTCCTGCAGGAGAAGCTATGAATATGGCAAGCAAGACACATATGCAACGCAACGCAACTTATCGAGTTATATATCACACCTTGGGGCTTGGAGACCAATGGCAATAAAAGGAAGTGAAGTAAGGACATTAGCCACAGTTTCGGCTAAATGTTGATCACCTGAAAGAGCAATTGGTTCAATATTACAACAACAACAGCAGCAGCGAAGAAAAGCCACAGTTACGAGGAGCTAGCTAGCTAGTGTGAAGTACCAATATGAATACAATGGATTGGCCTCAAACAAGCAGGTCTTTCTTGCCAAACTTTCCTAATCAACATATAATTAGTATCATTAGACACCTAACCTTGACAACATTTTAGTGTGGACAGAAATAAACTATAATAAGCACCTTCAAAATCTCTTCACTTACTGCACGATTCGTCGTTggttgctgctgctgccgGTGTTAGAGGCTCCACAGGCTATGTCACCATGTTTGGTTACTTcttgaaatgaaaatggtgAGTGAGAAACCAATTGCACTCCATGAACTCCAGCCAAGGCTTGATTAGACTTCTCATGACTCATTTTATCTTGAAATTAATCAGTCAATCAATGTCTGCCACAAGGATGAACAATTCTTGAATCACTTAGATTGATTATTTTAC
The genomic region above belongs to Salvia hispanica cultivar TCC Black 2014 chromosome 3, UniMelb_Shisp_WGS_1.0, whole genome shotgun sequence and contains:
- the LOC125217121 gene encoding uncharacterized protein LOC125217121 — protein: MSHEKSNQALAGVHGVQLVSHSPFSFQEVTKHGDIACGASNTGSSSNQRRIVQKVWQERPACLRPIHCIHIGDQHLAETVANVLTSLPFIAIGLQAPRKNVNCKIYANSLIGVGLASSLYHSSRGRLRKYLRWADYTMIATATVCLSRALRNENPKLLMTASALFLPIQPLMVSAVHTGIMEVAFAKRAFEDPDLRVAHNVHKMSSLLGGAFFVADDLLPRTPFLHAAWHLAAAVGVTTCNKLLD